AGATCCTTTAATTTCTAGCTCCATCAAGCTTGAGTTTTAATCATAATTTCTTATCATTATATGAACTACGATGAATAGTTTTACACAGAGACTCCGTATTATACaacagattaaaaaaatcaataaatatccATCATTGTTCAAACCATGGTGGCAAGCTGTACAGTGGGCCTAAGATCTAATTATGATCCCATTTGGGATTATCACATCTCTTTCTCTTTACATCTTTATTCTGCTGATCATGATATACGACTTCTAATCAGACCCTCAACATCCTAAGCTATGATGAACTTCATTCATGCTAGCATCTTGCAGTGCCATGTGTTACTGTTATGGCCCAACCTGGAGCTTAGTTTTCAAGTCCTAACACCCTCAATTCGCAAGCTGTTGAGGCTCGCTTTTGCTCCAATGGATGCTAGGGCTTGTGCCTGCCAAAGTCCAGCAAGTTTTCGGCCAAGAGCCCAGGTCCCAGGAGGCTTAAGGGGACTGGTTTTCAAAGCAGGAAGAACTATAAGAAACCACAGAATAGAAGCTAACATTTGACATTATACAttctatctttaaaatctgGACAGCTTAATACAAAAGATTaggaagagaaaaataagaaagattTTCATACTCAAGTAGATTGTAATTTTTAGTACATTTCACCACTGATCATCCATTTATGTTCAACCACACACTCTTAAACAAATAATGAAGGGGGGAAATTATATTGCTTCCAATATGTAATCAAAGGTgaacaaataaatcaatgaatatACAAAGCCTGAGAGCTTGTTCCGCTGCCTTCAGTTTAGATAAATCTTATCTTCATCATCATTGATCAGAAATCTTTAAGTAATTTCCGAACTTGTTCTAATGTGATAAATAGCACAACAGTAAAAGGTCCTTGTCTAGAAATTGTTGGGATAAAGCCCTTATACAAGGCCATAGGACCCTCTGCCTTGAGAGTCTTCATTGCACAATCTAATGCACCCTTATAAGGTGGTTCAACCCCGGGCTCAACCTTCATGTTCATAACTCTAGTCTTGATCACATCAATTGGGTTTGAAGCAACGGAAGCCACAAAACCAGCCAGAAAACTTGCTGCGACATGGGTGCCGATCCCATCACTCATCAAACCCTTCTCCAAGATCATCTCCTTGGCTTGATCATATGATGCAAGCTGTGACGCCGTCACAATCATCGCCCGGTTGACTGTAAGACTCGAACCCCGCCACAGGCTTGCGACACCCTCCTGCTTTGACATTTGACTCAAGGCATCGACAACACTCTTGTAGTTTCTACGCTGTTCAATCGGGAGACGTCCATCAGCCTGCATACGGACCATCGCTACATCAGCAGGATTACCAACAGCAGCCCCGACAGCACCGGAGATTAGTCCAGCCACGATCTTACGTACAAGTGGCATGGTATTGGTATCTGGATCCGTCCATTTATGTTTGAGGACATCATAAAGGCCCATACGGGTGGTGGAGTATAAGGTTTGGCGGAGGATGGTAGCGGAGACACCAGAAAAAAGAGCGGCAGCGCCCTCGGATTGGATGATACGGACACCAATGGAAAGGGGTCCCACACGGGGTGGAGGAGGGGGTTCTAAGGTGGTCGGTAAGGAGATGTTGGCCGTAGAGCTCAACGCAAAAGCAGGGCGATATGACTGCACGGAAGATGGATTTGGGATGTGGGATTCACCTTGAAGTTGCATACGGACCTTGATTAAATCCAAAGGATGAGTGGAAGCACCGGCAATGATGGAGGCAACACCACCTTCAGCAAAACCTTTCAAACCCATGATATAGTTTCTAATGGGACTTTCAAAAGCTGATGATCAAACAAAGAATTGAACGATGTGAATATATATGAGAGAGAGAAGTGAGACGTGGTGGTGATTTGAGGCCATCATCCatccatatttatatatagagtCGACTGGGAGCAGGGAAAGAACAGAGAAGCTTCCAGCCTTCATGGAAGCTTGACGCGGCAATCCAACTACGCAAGTGTTTTTGCTTGTGCCTCTTTATGGCAGTCTTGGTTTGACCTTGACAATTGAATAATCATATACTATTCAACTCTCTGTCACCATTGGTATTTTGTTATTTAGGGCACCTGTTCGTCGGGTTCCATGAGAAAGACCTGATCAACATGCAATAAACTAACACTCGATGTCTCGATCAATAACCCGTTGATCCTGTCCAAATTTATTCTAAATCTTTAGAATTTCTTTCTCCATATAATTTCAATCTCAACCTCTCTCCAGTACTCTGTTCTTTCCATTTAtgaattacattaaaaaaatgttatagaGGGAAAATCTTGGAAGTCTCAAAGTAATTTTGCctatatttattcatttattggtccattattcatttttgtctaagtgttttttaattttctcaattaacagttatgtttttcttttttaaaattttcttaattaaacttttttgtcatttttttttccaattaataCACCAGTTAACTTTCTTTAAATCTCAATATTGTATATGctaattttatagtattattaaATAAGTCTCATTTATGATATAATCTTATATTTTCATAGAGTAgctatatcattaaataaattgtttgagataatatgttaaaaatagataaatcatGCTAGTTGTAACTTATATATGTTCAAAGCAAAATAAACCTtaaatataacttaaaaaaaataattatttgaagttATTTACAGATATAgatacataattatttaatatttctattGAAAGTCTTCGgaaattaaacttgaaaaaaaatcccaaattgattaaaaaactagtttaatcATGGAGttcatctcaatttttttatgacatgTACTTTTTGATGTGGGTATCTACATGCGCCCGTGTACTAGATTTCGgaataaaaagctaaaatacactaaaataaaaatttattgttttaataaaaaaataaaatactaattaaaaacgAAATTGATAATCTTACTAcaaattcatataatatttatattagtcATAGTTACTCAagtaaatttttagtttttagaataaaaaataaaataaaatggaaccaatgaaaaaaaaaagaaacaaaaatgatagCAGATAACCCCCCTAATTATTACAAAAATCAGGTACATCATTCATGttgataaaaattacttttttttttttttttggtaacccggggtgtccgggccagcttacgcgcaccacgactattccccgggcccactgaacatcctgcaagcccagtaggcaggtaaggcaccgcgggggtgacaggctgatactcttgaggatcgaacccatGACCTTCGCAAAGACAAGCTTTGCTGTTGATAAAAATTACTTGATTATCGATAAAGTAGATctcattattaaaagaaaaggaaaaacctaaaatataacCCACTTTTACTTTGACTTTTATCTTTGTGACTATGGATGACATTGTTCATTTTGTACTGCTTCGTGTTTTCTTagttttcaaactttttatttatttcatatgttggtattaatttattttataattcgtttatttatttatttattttcataggtCTCTTATAGTGTTTCCTATGTTAATTaacaatcaattttatataaaaaaaattaatatgttgttgggaaaaaaatgaaagagaaagaaagaaaaaaaaagacctttTGTGCTTACCATTCAAGAGGCATCATCGAAAACTTTAGCATTGTCCTAAAGTTTTAACTTTTTACATATTCGATTCGTATTATTTAacgattttttatttagattttaaactttattttgctTGTGTTTTGATCCTTGTattaagaaagaagagaaaaaatcaatgaaaaaaaaatattatgtagtTTATattctaacaataaaaaaattgattttaatgttaataaattgattttaaaaaataaaatttttataatgataGTTTGAAacgtaatttttattaaaaaaaaaggagtttcaTACTcagaaatattttcttaaatcagtctaatttttttattttatttttgtactagttttatggtattttggagttgaaaatagatttacttggatttttagaatatctttttttgactgttttctagtgaaaataaattaaaaaaaataggtatttTGGATCAAAGAACCCAAATCCTGACTTTCTAGTAACCGAAGATGGACTAAATTTGAACCATGTGATGATGCATCATCCGTTTATTGCAGACCAAAGCGCTCTCGAGCTTCCTTTTTGGGCTAGGCATGCATCCCAATCTTCTTAGGCCCAACGCTTCATTTCGTTTTATATTacccttccattttttttttcttgaatcaaattaattcaccatgaataaaaaaaattatatttaaaatattatccattttttatgttttttaaaataatattatatatatatatatatatattttttttttataattatgttaataattACTTTGTgagttattatatataaagctaatatgtaaaatttatatatataaaaaatgcttatgaaaattaattgaagatcaattatctgttttgtttcttttttttttttgaaatattctcatgaaaaataattgaagataaagtatttgttttgtttctttttattgtaatatattaatatgtaaTAAGATTACTGGTAAGTGATAACTTAAAACCACGTGGCCACATCTGCAACCGCAAGATACTCAAAGTTTtggtttgaaaattaaaagcGAAAAAAAGAAGGATGTTAATTCCTTAGTTAATTTCAAGACCAGACTGAAAGGTCTCATTGGATAAGGTTCCGTTTGTATAGTTTgcatttagaatatttttaaatatttgacttgcaaaatattttaatatatattacaaaTAGTGGTAGTGGAAGAGAGGGCTGTTATGGTAGTGACATGGCGACAATGGTGTTGACATTAAAGTAAGgggtggaataaaaaaaaataaaaaattaaaggaggccaaattattagttattttattgtttaggctacatatattaatattattaagagagggactggaaaaaaaattccttgcagGAGCCCAATCCCCTGTCTCCGCCCCTAATTGTAGTGGTGGTGGAGAAAATATTCATGATGATGAcattataattatgatgaaAAAGATAGTTGTGGGGTTGCTATAGTGGtaatgaaagagaaaaaggtAATGGTGTTGACATTGAAGCAAGGGGtggaaccagaaaaaaaaataaaataaagaaggtcaaaatattaattattttattatttagactAAATATATTAAGGGAGgggctggaaaaaaaattccttgcagGAGCTCAAGCCCCCTGTCTCCGCCTCTAATTGCAGTGGTGGTGGAAAAATGTTCATTATGATGAcattataattatgatgaaGAAGATGGTTGTGGGGTTGTcataatggtaataaaaaaggagaagatAATGAGGTCATTGTAGTGTTGGTGATGGTGGTAAAGTAATCGTAAAGGTAATGAAAAAGAAGACAATTGTTAAATAATGGTGGTGATAGAGGAGATGATTGTAGTGTTGGTGAAGGAGATAATGATGGTGACATAGCAATGATTGAAAGTGAGATGATTGTGgttgtaaagaaaataattgttgtAGTGGTGATG
This DNA window, taken from Populus alba chromosome 17, ASM523922v2, whole genome shotgun sequence, encodes the following:
- the LOC118031793 gene encoding mitochondrial uncoupling protein 5, whose product is MGLKGFAEGGVASIIAGASTHPLDLIKVRMQLQGESHIPNPSSVQSYRPAFALSSTANISLPTTLEPPPPPRVGPLSIGVRIIQSEGAAALFSGVSATILRQTLYSTTRMGLYDVLKHKWTDPDTNTMPLVRKIVAGLISGAVGAAVGNPADVAMVRMQADGRLPIEQRRNYKSVVDALSQMSKQEGVASLWRGSSLTVNRAMIVTASQLASYDQAKEMILEKGLMSDGIGTHVAASFLAGFVASVASNPIDVIKTRVMNMKVEPGVEPPYKGALDCAMKTLKAEGPMALYKGFIPTISRQGPFTVVLFITLEQVRKLLKDF